In a genomic window of Anoxybacter fermentans:
- the yedE gene encoding YedE family putative selenium transporter: MILLIVKPAFIAFSQAGPGSLSAPILLSLFVGLIVGFLVQSTGFCFTGGYRNLIFGKNPHLFQGYPMTFVTALFFNLIFGQFKLGFANQPAAHSDYLWSFLSMTLVGICATFASDYPLRQLIKSTEGNLDSVITVFGMILGTAFAHNFGLASSGKGTTANGQIAVIIGLVTVLVIGYFCKKLILSDIEIFRQIILARFPTK; encoded by the coding sequence TTGATTCTGTTGATTGTTAAACCGGCATTTATCGCCTTCAGTCAGGCTGGCCCTGGTTCTTTATCTGCACCTATTTTGCTGAGCCTGTTCGTAGGCCTCATCGTTGGATTTCTTGTTCAAAGCACAGGGTTTTGTTTTACTGGAGGATATCGAAATCTTATATTTGGTAAAAACCCTCATCTATTTCAGGGATATCCGATGACTTTTGTAACTGCTCTGTTCTTTAATTTGATCTTTGGCCAATTTAAACTGGGTTTTGCTAATCAGCCCGCTGCCCACAGTGATTACCTCTGGTCTTTTTTGAGTATGACTCTGGTAGGAATCTGTGCTACTTTTGCAAGTGACTATCCACTCCGGCAATTGATCAAATCTACAGAAGGAAATCTGGATTCTGTTATAACCGTCTTCGGAATGATTCTGGGCACAGCTTTCGCACATAATTTCGGCCTTGCCAGCAGTGGGAAAGGTACCACCGCTAACGGTCAAATCGCAGTTATCATCGGACTGGTTACTGTCCTGGTAATCGGGTACTTCTGCAAAAAGCTAATTTTGAGTGACATAGAAATTTTTCGCCAAATCATCTTAGCAAGATTTCCGACGAAATAA
- the aroA gene encoding 3-phosphoshikimate 1-carboxyvinyltransferase: MDLKINQLNRLKGELVIPGDKSISHRSIILGSLADGKTRVKGFLESEDCLNTLAAFRAMGVTIEKIRPGEYIIEGVGLYGLKEPEQVIDCGNSGTSMRLLAGLLAPQNFYTVLTGDHSLRHRPMDRVIEPLNRMGAKIWARKGKYAPLSIQGSKLQGINYSLPVASAQVKSAILLAGLYADGDINLIEPGLSRDHTERMLIGFGVDLQKDGNKIHLSGETEKRLYPQDLQIPGDISSAAFFITAGLITSGSEILLKNVGLNPTRSGFIEVVKKMGGEIEFLNPRKMSGEPVADILVKSSKLHGITIEGEIIPRLIDELPIIAVLASQAEGKTIIRDAAELRVKETDRIKAMASELTKLGVEIEELPDGMVVQGPARIRGGVKVHSYGDHRIAMSLAIAGLVADSEIIIQESQCINTSFPEFVKILRSLY, encoded by the coding sequence ATGGACTTGAAAATTAATCAACTGAATCGATTAAAGGGTGAGTTAGTTATACCTGGAGATAAATCTATTTCCCATCGTTCAATAATTTTAGGTTCTTTAGCTGATGGGAAAACCCGGGTAAAGGGATTTTTAGAAAGTGAAGATTGTCTTAACACACTTGCTGCTTTTCGGGCAATGGGAGTTACTATTGAGAAAATAAGACCAGGTGAATATATAATCGAAGGAGTTGGTCTTTACGGTCTTAAGGAGCCGGAGCAGGTAATTGATTGTGGGAATTCTGGAACGTCCATGAGATTATTGGCTGGTTTATTGGCTCCACAGAACTTTTATACCGTCCTGACTGGAGATCATTCCCTGCGTCATCGTCCAATGGATCGGGTAATTGAACCCTTAAACAGGATGGGTGCAAAAATCTGGGCCAGGAAAGGGAAGTATGCTCCTTTGAGTATTCAAGGGAGTAAGTTACAGGGTATAAATTATTCCCTGCCTGTAGCCAGTGCTCAGGTAAAATCGGCGATTTTATTGGCTGGACTCTATGCTGATGGAGATATTAATCTTATAGAACCTGGATTATCAAGAGACCATACCGAAAGAATGTTGATAGGATTTGGGGTTGATTTACAAAAAGATGGAAACAAAATCCATTTATCTGGGGAAACTGAAAAACGACTTTATCCTCAGGATCTTCAAATTCCTGGAGATATTTCTTCGGCAGCTTTTTTCATTACGGCTGGCTTAATCACTTCCGGTAGTGAAATATTATTGAAAAATGTAGGACTAAACCCCACAAGGAGCGGTTTTATTGAAGTGGTAAAAAAGATGGGAGGGGAAATAGAATTTTTAAATCCTCGTAAGATGAGTGGTGAACCGGTAGCAGATATTCTGGTCAAAAGCAGTAAATTACATGGGATTACAATCGAGGGGGAAATTATTCCGAGACTGATTGATGAATTGCCGATTATTGCTGTTTTAGCAAGCCAGGCAGAAGGAAAAACAATTATCAGGGATGCAGCCGAACTCAGGGTAAAAGAAACAGATCGGATTAAAGCAATGGCTAGTGAGTTAACTAAACTAGGTGTTGAGATAGAGGAATTACCGGATGGTATGGTAGTACAAGGTCCTGCTCGAATCAGGGGAGGAGTGAAAGTTCATAGTTATGGTGATCACAGGATTGCCATGTCCCTGGCAATTGCAGGATTAGTAGCTGATTCTGAAATTATTATTCAGGAAAGTCAATGTATCAATACTTCTTTTCCAGAATTTGTAAAGATATTACGCTCTTTGTATTGA
- the argS gene encoding arginine--tRNA ligase — MQDFKREIALLLAEQLPEGLELDLEEMIEVPPKPEMGDYAFPCFKLAKYLRKNPVKIAEELKEKLEPRGVIADIQQIEAYINFFIKKSEFSRQVLDQVLRHPDDYGSQQIGANKTIVIDFSSPNIAKPFNIGHLRSTVIGGALKNIFEYLGYEVQGINFLGDWGTQFGKVIYAYKLWGNKVDLSQEPIKQLLKLYVKFHEEAEKNPELDEEARAWFRRLEEGNPEARKLWEKFRKITIDELKKIYDRMGIEFDEYSGESFYSKKADEVAARLEEMGLLQESEGAMIVDLSEYDMPPFIVKKKDGTTLYAVRDLAAAIDRYERFGFTQSLYVVGQEQTLHFKQVFKVLELMGYEWANRCVHVPFGLYLFSGEKMSTRKGKVIFLEEVLDEAVSRVREVIEEKNPGLEEKDKVAEMVGVGAVFFADLKNTRIKNVPFDYDKILSFEGETGPYLQYTHARITSLLKKGEEQLDLDKIDFDQLKEPEEMAVIKTVGEFPAKIQEAAQKLEPSIIAKYLISLAAAFNTFYNAHRIITDDLTLTRARLALALAVKITLRNGLKLLGIKAPDQM, encoded by the coding sequence ATGCAAGATTTTAAACGTGAGATTGCTCTTTTATTAGCTGAGCAACTACCTGAAGGATTGGAATTGGATTTAGAAGAGATGATTGAAGTTCCGCCTAAACCAGAGATGGGAGATTATGCATTTCCATGTTTTAAATTGGCTAAATATTTGCGGAAAAACCCGGTAAAAATTGCTGAAGAGCTGAAAGAAAAACTTGAACCCCGGGGAGTGATAGCAGATATTCAACAGATTGAGGCGTATATCAATTTTTTCATCAAAAAGTCAGAGTTTTCCCGTCAGGTATTGGATCAGGTATTGCGCCATCCTGATGATTACGGTTCTCAACAGATTGGAGCCAATAAAACCATTGTTATTGATTTCTCATCACCTAATATTGCTAAACCTTTTAACATTGGCCATCTTCGTTCTACAGTAATTGGAGGAGCTTTGAAAAACATTTTTGAATATCTGGGTTATGAAGTTCAGGGGATTAACTTTTTAGGAGATTGGGGTACTCAGTTTGGGAAAGTAATTTACGCCTATAAACTTTGGGGTAATAAAGTGGATTTATCTCAGGAACCCATTAAACAGCTTTTGAAGTTATATGTCAAATTTCATGAAGAGGCTGAGAAAAATCCGGAGTTGGATGAAGAGGCAAGAGCCTGGTTTAGGCGCCTGGAAGAAGGTAACCCTGAAGCCCGGAAGCTGTGGGAAAAATTCCGCAAGATCACCATTGATGAGTTGAAAAAGATTTACGATCGGATGGGAATTGAGTTTGATGAATATTCCGGCGAGAGTTTTTACAGTAAAAAAGCTGATGAGGTTGCTGCCCGTCTTGAAGAGATGGGTTTGCTTCAGGAGAGCGAAGGCGCAATGATTGTAGATCTGAGCGAATACGATATGCCGCCATTTATAGTCAAGAAAAAGGACGGTACTACACTCTATGCTGTCCGGGATTTGGCGGCTGCCATCGACCGCTATGAACGTTTCGGTTTTACCCAGTCTCTTTATGTGGTTGGACAGGAACAGACCCTTCACTTCAAGCAGGTCTTTAAGGTACTGGAATTAATGGGATATGAATGGGCCAACAGATGTGTTCATGTACCGTTTGGTCTTTATCTTTTCAGTGGTGAAAAAATGTCCACCCGGAAAGGAAAAGTAATCTTTCTTGAAGAAGTATTAGATGAAGCAGTTAGTCGGGTAAGAGAAGTGATAGAAGAAAAGAACCCAGGTCTTGAAGAGAAAGATAAAGTAGCCGAAATGGTTGGTGTTGGTGCTGTATTCTTTGCTGATCTGAAGAATACACGGATTAAAAATGTACCATTTGATTATGATAAAATTCTTTCCTTTGAAGGTGAGACCGGTCCATATCTTCAGTATACCCATGCCCGGATTACTAGCTTACTGAAAAAAGGTGAAGAGCAATTAGATCTGGATAAGATCGATTTTGATCAATTAAAAGAACCGGAAGAGATGGCAGTAATTAAAACAGTCGGTGAGTTTCCGGCTAAAATTCAGGAGGCTGCTCAAAAATTAGAACCTTCTATAATTGCCAAATATTTAATTAGTCTGGCTGCGGCGTTCAATACCTTCTATAATGCTCATCGGATAATTACAGATGATCTGACTTTGACCAGAGCTAGATTGGCGCTGGCCCTAGCAGTAAAGATTACTTTGCGCAATGGATTAAAACTTTTGGGTATTAAGGCGCCTGATCAGATGTAA